The Candidatus Deferrimicrobiaceae bacterium region CCCCTGCCGCTGGAGCGCCTCGACCGCTTCGTAGTCCTCGGGGGCGAAAAAGACCGACGGCGTGATCTCGACGCGCCCGGTCCCGAAATGGAGGTTGCCGATGTTGAGGTCCGTGAAATGGACCCCCTTCGCGTAGATCCGGGCCGCGTCCGCCGGCGTCGAGCAGAGCAGGATGGCCTTTTCCCCGCGACCGGCGATCTCGGCCGCCGCCTGCGCCACCTCGTCGAGCGTGCAGAACACGATGCGGAGCGACGGGGTGCCGGCCAGCTCCATGACCGAGCGGAGGAACGGGTTGGCCGCCAGGTCGTCGTTGACCACCAGGAGGCAGCTCGCTTTGACGTGCGGAACCCACCCCTCCACGACCTGGCCGTGAACGAGGCGCGAATCGACGCGGACGAGGACGAGCGGCATCGCTACTTCTTCTCCGCCTTCTTGCGCAGCATCTCCCCGGGGATGGTGATGCCGCGCTGCCCGCATTCGGCCAGGTGGTGCGCAAGCTCGGGAAGCGGCATCGTCTGCCGCGCCATCGGGAACTTGACGATCATCGGCAGGTTGACGCCGGTCACCACCTCGACTCGCCCCGTGCCGAGGTAGGAAAGCCCGATATTGGACGGCGTGCCCCCGAACATGTCGGTCAGGAGGAGAACGCCCTTGCCGAGGTCGACCGTGCGGATGGCCGCCTCGACCTCGCCGCTGATCTCATCCATGCCCATCTTGGGGTCGATGTCGACCGCCATCGAGTTTTCGATCTTTCCGACGATGATCTCGCCCGCGGCGAGCAGCTCGGAGGCGAAGCGGCCGTGCGAAACCAGGACGATTCCGATCATGATGCGCTCCTGTCCGGTTTGGTCGTGTTGTCCACGTCGCGGTGGACAACCTCGACCGCGTCGTCAGGGGTCAGCCGGCGCGCGATCGCCTCGGCGATCGCGACGGACCGGTGCTGGCCGCCCGTGCAGCCGACGCCAAGCGTGAAATAGGCCTTTCCCTCTTTTCTATAGAGGGGGAGGAGGAATTGCAAGAACGAGGTCAGCTTGCGGATGAACGTGCGGGCGGCGGGATTCTTGACGACGTAATCGGAGACCCGCCGGTCGAGTCCGGTGAGATTCTTGAGCTCGGGAACGAAGTAGGGATTCGGGAGGAAGCGGACGTCGACCACCATGTCGGCCTCGGCCGGGATGCCGTGCTTGTAGCCGAACGACATGACGCCGACCTGAAGCTTCCCCTCCGCCTCCCCCCGGAATCGATGCAGCAGCGCCCCGCGAAGCTCGTGGACGTTGTAGCCGGAGGTGTC contains the following coding sequences:
- a CDS encoding PTS sugar transporter subunit IIB, encoding MPLVLVRVDSRLVHGQVVEGWVPHVKASCLLVVNDDLAANPFLRSVMELAGTPSLRIVFCTLDEVAQAAAEIAGRGEKAILLCSTPADAARIYAKGVHFTDLNIGNLHFGTGRVEITPSVFFAPEDYEAVEALQRQGVAVEVRGTPFEPGKPIRGGGGWEF
- a CDS encoding PTS sugar transporter subunit IIA codes for the protein MIGIVLVSHGRFASELLAAGEIIVGKIENSMAVDIDPKMGMDEISGEVEAAIRTVDLGKGVLLLTDMFGGTPSNIGLSYLGTGRVEVVTGVNLPMIVKFPMARQTMPLPELAHHLAECGQRGITIPGEMLRKKAEKK
- the rapZ gene encoding RNase adapter RapZ, translated to MTTATRKPARVVIVTGLSGSGKSTATKVFEDLGWFCVDNLPPVLLPRIVDLVSEARGGGARIALGADVRGKEFLPDLARVIADLREGRHGIQFLFLDASDDVLVRRFSETRRRHPLAGRGGTKDAIRRERELLQPLREMADQVLDTSGYNVHELRGALLHRFRGEAEGKLQVGVMSFGYKHGIPAEADMVVDVRFLPNPYFVPELKNLTGLDRRVSDYVVKNPAARTFIRKLTSFLQFLLPLYRKEGKAYFTLGVGCTGGQHRSVAIAEAIARRLTPDDAVEVVHRDVDNTTKPDRSAS